The sequence below is a genomic window from Glandiceps talaboti chromosome 14, keGlaTala1.1, whole genome shotgun sequence.
TTCACAAAGCTTTTGATTCTTCATGATGAAATGGTCTGTTTCACAAATTGTACACCATGGGCGTAAATTCAAAACTTTGGAGGATCTTAAAAAATGTGTTCGTTCTAtagacaaaaatatcaaattgccATAAACACGTATCAATATCCTGAATTTCAGGGTGTACGACAGTGAAGCATTCTTTCAATAAGTCTTTTCCTAATTTATGCCATTAACATCCTCGTCGTTCAATGAGAAGTCACATGACAGTGGTGTCGGATGTTACATGGGTTAATTCACTATTTTTTGTTCCCCTGCTTTAGCAGATGACATTTCAATATAAGCACCAACACGTTTTACATGTCAGAAAATGCATAATATTGTATGCAACTCCTGTTCAACATGCAGACTAAAACTCAACCTCAAAATTTAGATTATTAGTTTTTGGAGAAACAACACCTTATAGAACGCGATcacctggaatccatgcggattgCATTTTTTACAGTCGTCTTACCAATCACTTGACTTGATATGACAATTTAGAATACTGTAGATCAAACTCATGTAGTTGGAGATCAGTAAAAAATAGCTAGTAATAATCAATATATGCTGAATTAACTCATTTGACTTATGAATTCACTCTTGATTCGACTCAACTCAACCTGACTTACCTTTACTTGATTGAGCTTGACCTACCTTTACTTGACTAATTGCTTGACCTTGATCATTTACCTTTACTTGACTTTGACTTGATTGTCTACTTGACTTTTGATCTGACCTGACCTGACAACTTAGAGGGTGGCCAAGGAGTACTTTCTTACTttgtaattaataataataataataattgtaacaaTTGAAATTTTATATTCGTAATTTGTAATTCAAcacttatttttttctgtaaaccATACTGAGGAACATCCTTGCCCACCCTCAAGTTAGAATAATGTAGTTCAAACTCACGGAGTTGTACAAGTACAAATATTGAACACATTGTTGAATACATGCATTTctgaaaacaatacaataacTGTGCTTTAAACTTCAGCAACGACTCCTAAGATCTCTCAGCTGATGGAATCATGGTGTATTCTTTTCGTACGAGTAATGCTGTACCCCAAATAATATTAGAAGGTATACGAAACCATTTgacaatatcacacacacacacacacacacacacacacacacacatgtataggCAATCTATAACACTGACATATTGTAGTCTGCAGTCGATTTCACATATAACAATGCAAATTATAAGTActacacaacataatttgatgcATATAAACTTACGGTTGCTGACCTATTCACTGATGGTGATCAACCAGATACTGCAACAAAAATGCTCCTTTAGTAATACAGTGTCAAGTCCGAGTattttcaaagttcaaagttgatattgtccAAGAGTGCACACAGTTCACTCTACTAGTTCAAACATTAGCAGGTCTAAAACAAGCACTTTTGAAGATGAAAGTGATGAAGCGAACGTACTGTAGTAGCATCAACAATAACTGACGACACCTTGGTTTCATAGTAACTTGAGCCTTTCTTTACTGTAGCCTTGTCATACTTGAACGTTTATAACTATGTGATCGCAAACTGAACCAtgtaaactgaaaataacacaataaataacatttgtaaatacaaaatacaacacttcaAAATATCTACTAAAAATTTAGGTGGCTAGCGCCAGGAATGAGAAATAAACTCCAATACTTTAACAGTGGTATTGAGTTATGTGTACTTACAGAAGTTTTTGAACAGTAAGTATACTCAAACACATAATATGAACTTATTACTATTCATAATATATCTTGTGAAGTCTaatatcaaagtcaaagtccttaaatatttcatatttcacgATGGCAAAATTCACATCTGGTGCAAACATATTTATCCTTTTCAAGATTCTCCTTTAGCCATAGAATCCAAGCTACTGCAGTTTTCAGCCTTTTCAGCTGTGTTGGCTAACATAGAGTAATAATAAAGAAAACTTCAATGACCCCACTTTCTTGCTTTGCACAATGTAGACCTTTAAAAAAAGGTACTTTCTATTAAATGGTAATCTGCAAAACTCATTTAGATAGTTTTGCCACATAATGAGGTGAGGGTATGAACATAACACTTCAAACAACCAGTGTGATAATTGGAGCACTTTGGTGTTTACATGTTTACTAGCATTGTGTGTacaatttgttatttctttttttctaacaTATTACAGATGTTTTTTACATGAATGTGCAGCCACTGATTCTTGTAGTGATGGTATATGTAACCCAGCAAGTGGACCAACCCGTGGTGACAGGCCCCTAATACCAACCCCAGCAAGTGGACTAACCAGTAGTGACAGACCCCTAATACCAACACCCCAGCAAATGGATCAACCAGTAGTGACAGGCCCCTAATACCAACGCTAGCAGGTGGACCAACCAGTAGTGACAGGCCCCTAATACCAACCAGCAGTGACAGGCCCCTAATACCAACCAGCAGTGACAGGCCCCTGATACCAATGCTAGCAAAAGGACCAATCAGTAGTGACAGGCCCCTAACACCAACGAACACCCCATCAATGTCTACTGCAGGTATCCTTTTGCAAGTATTAACTAGAACTAGGATAAGTCCAGCTGCGAAATAGATATGCATGTTACCAGAGTTTCCTGTACACTTCAATAACTGAAATAAAGTTAGAGAAGAACTTGGAAATCAATACTATTAATCTATCAACTTTGTAATAGTACACAATTAATTTTTCTTCTCTTGAAAGAACTTTATTTCTCATAATTCTATTTCATAAAGTTAACCTGCAAactacatatatttcaaaatattcttaTATTACACAGACAACCAATTCCTGTCTGAAAAAGAGAGTGTGCCAAAAATGTCAAGCAGTTTGGCAAGTGTGCCAAGCAGTCAGACTGACGTGCCAAAATGTCCCTCCACCCCATCTGTATCCAACTCGGGTATTTGTTCTAAGCTGACTTAGCTCAGGCATTTTCTACTTATATAAACTACTCCATCATTTCATAAGAATGTAAGCACTGCAGTGGTTATAAAAATCTTTGTTAATATCTTTTTATCCATCATCATTATGTGACCAACTAGCCTTAATAGTATCAGACAGTTCGCTTGTAGTAAGGGTTGATATAATACATAGatttttgatatgtattgtcacttttaatttgatttttcagATAATAAAGTTCAGCCTGCTGGTAATATGAAACAACTCATCCATCAAATGTTCAATACTGAAAATAATAAAGTGCACAATTACTATATGACTGCATTGATAGAAATTGCCACAATCTTACCAAGGCTGAACAACAAAAGCAATCCAAAATGGTCGACAAATTTCGGCATAATTGGATAATGGAACCTATAACACATAATAGAGACTGGCATGAGATGATTGACATATCTGGAAGGGGCAGtggtatgttttgtattttttttgtaggaAGCACGATACCTGCCATTCTTGAATGGTTTGAAAGTATTCAATGTTACTGCTGCTCACAGATACAAAAAAACAAGCAGTTAAAGAACATGCcacatcatgacaacacatggcAGCAATAGAAGCAGAGCTGCTGAGCAGAGTTTCCACTTTTCAAAGAGAACTGGATGACAAAATCCAGTCAGAAGACATCATTATATACAATGCATTTCTTGCTGCATATTGGTTGTGTAAGCAGGAGGTAGCCAACTACAAATTACATTCATTGATAGAACTTCTCCAGCTTGCAGGCCTTGAAAAGATGAAGTACTGCCAACACAATTCAGCAGGGGTAAGTCAGAGAAATGTTTCTGACACTTGGCACAACAATCAAACAGCAACCTTTGGACCAACTAAGAGAGGTAAATTCGTTTGGTCTCCTGCTTGATGAAGTGACTGTTGTAGTAACTACAGAACAACTGGTTTCCTTTGTGAAGTATGTTGGGATTGATGGTAAAGCACTCACCAAGTTCTTGTCTGTCCAAGATGTCCTTTCAAAATCTACTTCTGCCAATGCTGCTACCATTTGTCAACTGATACTAGATGAAATAGAGGAATGCCAGCTACCACCAGAAAAGATGACAGGCCTGAGTACAGATGGTGCCAATGTAATGGTAGGCAAAAATAATGGTGTGATGACCAAGCTGAAATTACATTCCACAAATCTCCTGAATGTCCACTGTATATGCCATAAACTAGCCCTACCATGTTTTTACTCAAATGGTGAGCTGAAATACATCAAAGAAATGGAGACGATTCTTCCACTACTCTGGAAATTTTTAGTCAATGTCAAGATACAAGAAGCAATGAAagctctgtctgtctctaaACAGGCTTGTTAGATGGAAGGTGCAGAAAGGCTGTTGTACCAGATGGTTGTCAACAAATAAAGCCAGCCAGAGTTTATACGAGAATGTTCCAGCATTGCTGCAAACCTTGAGAGAACTAGACAGTGACtcttatattatagtgtagGTCTCCACAAGAAGTTGTAGGTCCAGTGTACATCCTCAAACATGTACTGCCGCAACTGTTACATCTAAGCCAATCAGATTCAGGCTGGAAGAGTTCAAAGAAAGGAAAAGCTGGTCACTGAAAAGTTTGATTTTGAAGCATAGAAAGAAGAGATACCCAATGGATGCATCATCACAAGTCCTGATTCAAACAACACCTaccttttttatttatttatactgaaCAGGCACTCCAGCACTTGCTATCCAATAGGCCTGGCCTACTCATAACTACTTTTATCCTGAGCTGTGTTACATAGCTGAGATATGCCATTCTTTACCAGTTATTAGTGCATGGCCTGAAAGGGGAACTAGTACTGTCAATAGAGTGAAAACCAGGTTGCGAAATTCCCTGAAGAATGACATGCTGGAAAGTTTGCTGCACATCTCCAGTTTCCCAGAGTGCAGACACAATTTTGGCAGAACACTATTTTAGTCGTTAGGCATTTTTCATGAAATGGTGGCCATGCATGAACTGCCTAGACAGTATAGTATTCTGTCGTAAATTTTTTAAACTACACTCGgaaataattaatttgtaaatcaAGTGACTGCAGAAACACAGTTACAACCATGTAATCGCACACTGAATCATGTAAACTAAAAATAACGCCATAAATATCActtgtaaatacaaaatacaattctCCAGTAATAATTTAGGTGGATAGCGCCACCTATTGACAGGAATGAGAAATAAACTCCAATACTTAACAGTGGCACTGAGTTATGTCTACTTACATAAGTTTTAGAACAGTAATTATACTCAAACATGTGATATGAACTTATAACTATTCATAATATATCTTGTGAAGTCTAATATCAAAGTCACAGTTTCGTATTTCAGGATGGTAAAATTCACATCCGGTGCAAACATGTGACGATGACACCGATGGTAACTTGCGACAAAACAGATCTAAAACTCAATTGTTTACATTCAGAATACCTAAATGTGTTTCACAAAGGTCTAAAGTATGTACACACCTCTGTTTTCGGGGTTAACTCGTCTGCAGCTTCAAGTAATAATGTCGGATTTTTCTTACCACACACGTTGGCCCAAAAGGCACATTTCAAAATCTCGTTCCCCTTCCAATGCGCATGTGCGAGCGCCCTTAACCTACATCtaccaaaatttgaaatttaccCTATATCAGGAAGTGTTCATTTGCATTCtatttacatgttttgtatCATGTTGGACGCGTTTCAACCAATGACAGCTAAATTATTTCCCGAACGTAGCATTCGCACCATTTATCAACAAAATACAcggtttttgaaattgataagtCAATTACGACTCGAAAACAACATTTGGGAGATGTCCGGTAAATACAGTcataaaatatacttttcagCCCTACACATATCTgagaatgaaaacatttcacCAGTGCGTTcgtgaaatatgatatttcagTTACGGTAATATTCAACTGATAGCAAGTTTTGTCATCAGAAATTACGTGACTTCCTTCATTTACAGATACATTTATATGATCATGCAAGAGAGACAACATCTACTGTCTACGCCAAATTGAAATGAAGCAGAAGGGTTTTTTAATTTGGCGTCACATCGTTGCACACAGCTGCAGAACATACGAGAACTACGCGTATTGTGTTGAAGCCAAACTACAAGATTGCCGTTACAATATCAATTGTGCGTTATCACCGTGAATGTGAAAGTACAAGTACCCATAGACATTGCTGCAATCAATCTGAATACAAGGGTGACTTTCACTCgttttgtcatgtaaataaatTTCTACAAAGACCGCGAGTTTAGGGATATCCCAGGTAGATGACTGTAAAAATTTACTTTCTGGTAGAGTTTATATTCGATTTAGATAAAAATTCACCAGTGCGTTTTCGAAATAATAGCCACAATAGCGGTGAGTAAGGTGCaagagggtcatattttacgcaACAACCCGGTCCTGGTTTCCCCGACCCTcgcccttgtaattactgaaggctcggGTACTTTATGAACACGACATTCTTAATGCATGAATTTTGTAGTCGACTGTCTTTTTATATTCATTCTAGAGACGCCAGCTGAGTAGAAAGTAACGATCGAGTTATTTGATGGCATTTCTATAAGATGTCACGCTTAAAGGTTAAACcatttgatgggggggggggaggggggctggATGATTTTgaacaaacaacattttttttcaaccaccatgaAATACTTTCGAGATCAAGGAGACAGcaaattattagtatttttttttcaaccaccatgaAATAATTTCGAGATCAAGGAGACAGcaaattattagtattttttttGCCAAGTAGGGGTAAAGCAAATtcctttttaaatatttactttaaatttgacttttcgaaACAGCGTGTGGTGTCgcatccaatctgattaaaatccgatgtagatgtcggctaatcgttcattgccattttaccttcgttattttgcctgaattgaccttcttggtataTGTTTACATTCTTTATCCTGTCGCATCATGCCgtcgtgttttttttaaatctaatttCCTCATAAATAttgttgcatgccataccatttaaaatttattttatcattatgaaaaaattaaatcaaggtactaagtcaggtcagtattcttagtaatttgatttgatggtagtgttttggtttgtttcagAATTTACCAACAGTTAGTATAAAACTTTGACAAGAAACTTTAATAGTTTAGGCATCAGAAACATGTGTACCTGGGATTTTTGTAGCTATATAGTTTCTGCACTTTTAGCTCATAccctggaaacaatttttttcgaAAATCCTCTAGCTCCCCCTCCCATAAATCAAATGGTGTACCCCTTACCTAAAGTCACGACAACAGGAAGTCGACGATGTTATTTTGAAAGTGTCGACGTCGTTTATGTAAAGCGATTGCTGATTGGCTAGTTTGGCTAATGCTAATTCCTTGCGAATAATGTATATCCTGTacgtaaatccataatgtataAATAGGTGTACTTACATAGTCAGTGTGTTAGTTCCCGACAGCGGACTCGAGTCGCATGACGTCCACTGACCGCTATGCACAAAGTCACCAGGACGGAGAAAGTAACGGTACGTATAACAGATTGAAATACGTAGCCTGGAGTTGACCAAGAAAATCATGAAAAGTTTATTGACTCCCTAACAAACACATTTTGTGTTAGCGTTCTCACTGAATGAACAACTCTAAATATTAATGTATACTATTTTGAACCCATTGCTAAGGGGGACAACAATCAAAGTCGACGCGTGTTGTTGGAAAAACACCTTATTCGGATGACAAGCAGTTAGGCGTACCATCGCTGAGCAACATACATACCTTACGACGTAATTAACTGCATAGTAAAAAATGTCTGTGTACAACTTATCCGATTCAACATCCGAAATCTTCAACGACACTTTACGGATACCACTATTCGTTCAGTCAATTCCAGTCGTCTTCAGTTTAATTTGTATTCTAGGATTGGTTGGCAACGGAATAATCGTTTTCATAATTCTTCACTTTCATGGAATGGCATCCATACCAAACCTCTATATACTGAGTCTTGCTGCTGCCGACTTTTTGTTCTTGATGGGTTTGCCATTCCTAGCTTACTTTAATACGAAGAACAATTGGATTTTCGGCGACGTTATGTGTAAAATTGTAATGGGTATTGATGGTTCTAATATGTTAACGGGGATATTAACGTTGACTGCCATGGCAGTAGACCGGTACCTAGCGATCGTTCACATCGTGTGGGCCAAGAACTATCGAACAGCAAGAAGGACGAAGATGGTGTGTCTTTTGCTGTGGATAATATCTTTGATGTTAACAGCCCCTTTATGGCTGTATGCAAAGACAACTCACACATCTAATGGGATCACAGTATGCAATGTCATATGCCCTGTATTAGTCGAACACTTCTTCATCATCTATGCATTCATTATTGGTTTTGTGTTGCCCTTGGTAATTATCAGTGTGTGCTACACGGGAATATTACTTCACCTGCAACATAACAACCGCCGCCGACGACGACAATTCCGTGTTGGTCGTGTAGGGGCACTTGTATTGACTGCTGTACTCGTGTTCGTCATCTGT
It includes:
- the LOC144445242 gene encoding zinc finger protein 862-like, whose product is MFLTLGTTIKQQPLDQLREVNSFGLLLDEVTVVVTTEQLVSFVKYVGIDGKALTKFLSVQDVLSKSTSANAATICQLILDEIEECQLPPEKMTGLSTDGANVMVGKNNGVMTKLKLHSTNLLNVHCICHKLALPCFYSNGELKYIKEMETILPLLWKFLVNVKIQEAMKALSVSKQAC
- the LOC144445243 gene encoding somatostatin receptor type 2-like → MSVYNLSDSTSEIFNDTLRIPLFVQSIPVVFSLICILGLVGNGIIVFIILHFHGMASIPNLYILSLAAADFLFLMGLPFLAYFNTKNNWIFGDVMCKIVMGIDGSNMLTGILTLTAMAVDRYLAIVHIVWAKNYRTARRTKMVCLLLWIISLMLTAPLWLYAKTTHTSNGITVCNVICPVLVEHFFIIYAFIIGFVLPLVIISVCYTGILLHLQHNNRRRRRQFRVGRVGALVLTAVLVFVICWLPFWSIRMVLLSPYQPGVAIESIYYISWILSSLNSCINPLLYAFFKHDFQDVLKYCILKCQCSKQTLPRIRASSC